In Armatimonadota bacterium, one DNA window encodes the following:
- a CDS encoding O-antigen ligase family protein, translating to MSPIASLLFHLDFGADIPAITFDRVIINCLALVMLTRHLSERSKSPKPIAGEIFMLGFALYVLLSIPFFPHKSYISSFNSFLGRIGDIVLLYYVAKACIIEKQHIYWVIGGILVVATYSAILGVFDQVLGEWALFHLIGIERPMIWTGGSEAGRSCGPFATPYDLSILLAIGVFLAFHVINWSRNKLTRVVCVLLIPLLLIAWYFTYSRSTYISFLLGIALMPFLAYRSRKRYIEILIIGALFLAIAMPIILQKSAMQKRLLDPTNAMGRLITDVALWNMYKSNFWFGAGMGQAWEQVGKYAVPAYGIPGFEVYQGIGSWPSRTNLVKQFSPHNTQITYLAEHGTIGGLLFFLMIILFMVFVLKARGQMPHNGIVGSELASVIFVSYVGVVLFTYWFGFYDATKFPTLLLYTMVALIVKAKQLQDMAANKPENNIDLQYSSQSRAVEDTK from the coding sequence ATGTCGCCGATTGCATCGCTGCTTTTCCACCTTGATTTTGGCGCCGACATACCGGCCATAACATTTGACAGGGTCATCATAAACTGCCTTGCACTTGTTATGCTGACTAGGCACCTCAGCGAGCGAAGCAAATCCCCTAAACCTATTGCAGGGGAAATATTTATGTTGGGCTTTGCTTTATATGTGCTGTTGTCGATACCATTCTTCCCACACAAATCATATATAAGCTCGTTCAACAGTTTTCTGGGCCGAATCGGTGATATCGTACTGCTGTATTATGTGGCTAAGGCCTGTATTATCGAGAAGCAACATATTTACTGGGTTATTGGGGGCATTCTAGTAGTTGCCACATATTCGGCCATTCTCGGTGTATTTGACCAGGTGCTTGGTGAGTGGGCCTTGTTTCACCTCATTGGAATCGAGCGTCCAATGATTTGGACTGGCGGTTCCGAAGCAGGGAGATCGTGCGGACCATTTGCAACACCTTATGACTTATCAATATTATTGGCAATTGGGGTATTTCTTGCATTCCACGTCATAAACTGGTCCCGCAACAAATTAACACGTGTTGTCTGCGTGCTGTTGATCCCATTGCTCCTTATCGCCTGGTATTTCACCTATTCACGTTCGACTTATATCAGTTTTCTATTGGGTATTGCGCTGATGCCGTTTTTGGCGTACCGATCAAGAAAGAGATATATTGAAATACTTATCATCGGTGCGCTTTTTTTGGCGATAGCAATGCCTATAATACTGCAGAAAAGCGCAATGCAGAAACGTCTTTTGGATCCGACTAACGCCATGGGAAGACTTATTACAGATGTGGCCTTGTGGAATATGTATAAGTCAAATTTCTGGTTTGGTGCCGGGATGGGACAAGCTTGGGAACAAGTCGGAAAATACGCCGTGCCGGCTTATGGTATCCCAGGATTTGAGGTGTATCAAGGTATAGGCTCGTGGCCGTCCAGAACCAATCTTGTCAAACAGTTTTCGCCACACAACACCCAGATCACATATCTTGCAGAGCATGGAACTATCGGCGGGTTGCTTTTCTTCCTCATGATCATCTTATTTATGGTATTCGTGCTAAAAGCCAGGGGACAAATGCCACATAACGGCATAGTGGGCAGTGAATTGGCAAGTGTTATATTTGTGTCTTATGTCGGAGTTGTGCTGTTCACCTATTGGTTTGGGTTCTATGACGCCACAAAGTTTCCGACTCTGCTTTTGTACACTATGGTTGCCCTCATCGTAAAAGCGAAGCAATTGCAAGATATGGCAGCCAATAAGCCCGAGAACAATATTGACCTGCAGTATTCTTCGCAGAGCAGGGCTGTGGAGGATACGAAGTAG